The following are encoded in a window of Gossypium raimondii isolate GPD5lz chromosome 13, ASM2569854v1, whole genome shotgun sequence genomic DNA:
- the LOC105783952 gene encoding vesicle transport protein GOT1, translated as MVSFEMNDRKKIGLGLTGFGIFFSFLGIIFFFDKGLLAMGNILFISGVTLTIGLKSTMQFFMKPQNFKGTISFGVGFFFVVVGWPIFGMILETYGFVVLFSGFWPTLAVFLQRIPILGWLFQQPYVRSLLDRYRGRRVPV; from the exons ATGGTTTCCTTTGAAATGAACGATCGAAAAA AAATTGGGCTTGGATTAACGGGATTTGgcatatttttctcatttctggGAATTATCTTCTTTTTCGACAAGGGATTGCTTGCCATGGGAAAT ATCCTTTTCATATCAGGAGTGACCTTAACCATTGGTCTGAAGTCCACCATGCAATTTTTTATGAAAcctcaaaattttaag GGAACAATTTCTTTTGGTGTTGgcttcttttttgttgttgttggatGGCCCATATTTGGCATGATATTGGAGACATATGGATTCGTTGTACTCTTCAG TGGTTTTTGGCCAACACTGGCAGTGTTTCTGCAGAGGATACCAATTCTTGGTTGGCTATTCCAGCAACCATACGTCAGATCG TTATTGGATCGGTATAGGGGCAGGAGGGTGCCTGTCTAA